In Oenanthe melanoleuca isolate GR-GAL-2019-014 chromosome 8, OMel1.0, whole genome shotgun sequence, a single genomic region encodes these proteins:
- the LOC130256270 gene encoding uncharacterized protein LOC130256270 yields the protein MWQHGARECRRCLPRLSEALLASSSSAPAAPMANTMGAPAMLESGNAGKSRRPAYLRAAPYILIFVWLVLSALVPIVFCLIYHQQARDTCWAHGSFNDSPTKNGDMNWDWEVKNCNGVVQGQGQYLIIQQTGTYFVYAQLYRKKRIQEPFSLMFYKYPGTTLNNIMGHENGTISFARAFTLEKGDQLYCRKNHKYDDVVLKNQTYWGLFKM from the exons ATGTGGCAACACGGAGCTCGGGAATGCCGGCGGTGCCTTCCTCGGCTCTCTGAGGCGCTGCTtgcatcctcatcctcagctccagctgcacccATGGCCAACACCATGggagcaccagccatgctggAGAGCGGGAATGCCGGGAAGAGCAGGAGACCCGCGTACTTGCGAGCGGCTCCTTACATTCTCATTTTTGTCTGGCTTGTTCTTTCAGCTCTGGTTCCCATCGTCTTCTGTTTGATCTACCATCAGCAG GCACGGGACACATGCTGGGCACATGGATCTT TTAATGACTCTCCCACAAAGAATGGAGACAtgaactgggactgggaagTAAAGAACTGCAATGGGGTGGTGCAGGGCCAAGGGCAGTACCTCATCATCCAGCAGACTGGCACGTACTTCGTCTACGCCCAGCTCTACCGCAAGAAGAGGATCCAAGAGCCTTTCAGTCTGATGTTTTACAAGTACCCAGGCACCACCCTCAACAACATCATGGGCCACGAGAATGGCACCATCAGCTTTGCCAGAGCCTTTACCCTGGAGAAGGGAGATCAGCTgtactgcaggaaaaaccacaaaTACGACGACGTTGTGCTAAAGAATCAGACTTATTGGGGGCTGTTCAAAATGTAG